The nucleotide window CGTGTGACTTCAATACCGTTTTCCTGAAGGGTGATTTCGGGGTTGTATAAAGGGAATCTTTTCTGCTCCAGAACCGTCTGGTTGGATACGCTGAGGTAAAAGTTCTGCCATTCCTTTTTCCGGAATTCCAGACTGTTTGAAAAGTTGGCGGGCTGCATCAGGATCAGCGGCTGAGCATTGCTTTTATCATCACCATATACATAGGCAAAACTTCCTCTGTACAGAAGATCTTTGGTAATACCCAACTCCACGTCCAGGTCTAAACCATACATTACGGCTTTTATCTGTTCATAGGTCCAAACCGGGAAAATACCGCGGATGGTATTCTGCAGTCCTGTGGGAACCTGATTGATGAAGTTGTTAGAGGTGAACAAATAAGGATTGACAGAAAACTTCAGACCATTTAAAAGATCAAGTTCCGAACTGATATTCAGATTCACCTGATGGCCGGTCTCATTTTCGAGACTCATGTCGCCTACTTCAATTACCGCGGCTGAATGGTGCAGTCCGCTGGAAAAAAGTTCCGCAATATTTGGAGTACGGGCTACTTTAGCATAATTCAGTTTAATATTCAGCATTTTGCTTTTGCCATATTCAAAACCGGCGTTGTAAGAGAAGTTTTGGAAATCCAAAACCGGTATCGTGAACACCCGTCCGCTTTCACTTTCATACTGAAAAAAGTGGGGATAAAGATCTTCAAAACGGTCCTCCCACTCGTGATGGTCGTACCACATCTTCACTTTATAGCGGTTATAATCGTAACGCAAACCGGCTTCAAGCCTCAGTGTGGGCGCCGCTTTATACTTCATTACGGAATAGACCCCGGCTGAGTATCGGTGGTAATTAGGCACCAGTCTTTTTGCCATGGTCTCCGCACTGGAATAATTGTACTGGTACATGATATCAATTCCGTTTTCCAGGCTCCACTTTTCCCTCTCCAGCAACTGATTAAGATTGAACTGGTTGGTAAAAAGTTCCAGGTCCAGCGAAGGCAGATCCGAAAAAGCTTCACGGCGGATGTCAAATTCCTTTCTTCGGTTATACTGAAAACTGTAATCTGCGGAAAGTTTACCTAAATGTTCAAACCTTTTGTAAGCTGACAGTTTAGCCAGATGGTGCTGGATTTCCTGTTTGGGATGGTCTATATCATAACTGAAATCACGCTGATAAATGGGTGTCCCGGTACTGACTGCACGATAAAAGTCTTCAAGATTACCGATATGAGACCCCCTGTAAATACCTACTTCCTGATCGGTAAGAACATAGTTGAGACTGAAGCCCTTCATAAATTCTTCCTTTCCTGCCCGGAAATTAAAAGAGCTCGCGGCTATACCGGTATTCCATAACGGATACTCCGGACTTTCCAGGTCGCCCAACTTTTTATAACCGCCATTGGCCGCAGCAAACCAACCGTTTTCCCACGTCTTTACAAGCGCAGCATCAAACGCAGCACCGCGCCCGTTTGAGATACCGGAGATGTTCAGATGTCCGCGGAGTGTGTCAGCCGGCTTAAAGTTTTCGGGTTGAAGTACGATGACTCCGCCAATGGCATCGCTCCCATATTTAAGTGCCGATGCTCCTTTCACCACATCAATATGATCAAAACCGTTAATGTCCACATTAGGTGCATGCTCTACGCCCCACTCCTGCTCGGCCATCTTCACGCCATTGTTCAGGATGGAAATGCGGCTGCCGTAAAGTCCGTGAATGATGGGTTTACTTACGTTGTTTCCCGTCTTCAGTGCACCCACGCCGGAGATGCGGCTCAACACATTGCCCAGATTTTCACTGGAATTGCGGGTAATATCCTCTTTTTCCAGGGTGCGCACGATAAGTGAACCTGTGGAACGGTGCCCGCCCTGAAGAACAATCTCTTCAATGACTTCGGCGTGATGCTCCAGACTGATGGTCAGGTCCAGGTCTTTGTTTACCGTAATCTGCTCCGAAAAGGGGTTACATTCAGGATGTGAAACATTGAGGCTGTAGGCTCCGCCCGGAACCGATTCAAATATAAATTTGCCCTGAACATCAGTTTGCGCTGTCTGTTTGCCCAAGGTTATTTTTGCGTTTGCCAGTGGAGTTTTGTCATGGAAATCAAACACAGTTCCCTGTACACGGAAACCTGTCTGTGCGGTATAGAGTGTTAATCCAAAGAAGATTAACAACAGATTGATTGTCGTTTTCATTGTAAGATTTTAAAGTAAGTGAAGGATAGGTGCATGCCCAGATTCCCATGGGAATCCGGTCATACTTTTACTTTGGCTAAATGAAAACAGACGGTGGACCACGCAGCGTAATCACTGCAGCGCTTCGGGTAGGAATTATGTAAACAGCCTGCCGGGAAAGCTCCTGAAAGGCTTCAATACTGTAAAAAGTGTATTGGAACTCCTGCGGCACCAGGTTACTGCCGTCATGCAGAAGATGGCAGGCCAGGCAGTCCGCGTATTCCAGCGGTGTATGAGCATCCGAGACGGAGTCCTGCGCCTTCTGAAACTTAAACGCCCGGAACTCCAGACCACTTTTATGGCGGTGCATATGAACCGCGAAAAAGGCCACAAAAACATAGACACTTACGAGAAGTGCAGCCAGAATACGTTTTTTGTTGCCTGATACGTTCACACGGTAAAAATAATCAATTTATTGCTCAATCTGAAGTGCCAGCTCCCCCCAAAGGTCCAGATTCTCCTGAAGCTCTGCCTTCAGGGCTTCATACTTGGCAAGTTCCTGTTCATTGGGATTGCTTTTGCCGAAGATCTCCTCCAGCATTTTTATTTCCTTTTCGTAATCGGCTATTTTTTCCTCGGTCTTTTTAAGCTTGTTCTGAAGCTGCTTCTGCTCCTTACTAACAAACAAGTTAGAAGGCTGCGGAACAGCCACTGCTTCAGGTTCTGCGGATGGTTTGGACTTCATTTCCTGATTCTTCACCTCCAGCTTGGCTTTCTCCATGGAAATCTCGCGCAGGCTTTCCTTCTCGCGATAGCTCAGGTACTCATCCACAGAACCCAAAAACTCCTTCATGCGGCCGTCGCGGAATTCAAAAATCTTATCGGCCAGACCCTGCAGGAACTCACGGTCGTGGGAAATAACGATCAGCGTACCTTCAAACTTCTGCAAAGCAATCTTGATAATCTCTTTGGACTGGATATCCAGGTGGTTGGTAGGCTCATCCATAATGAGTGTGTTGAAGGGCTTCAGCAGAAGTTTACACAGTGCAAGACGGTTACGCTCGCCACCGGACAGCACCTGCGTTTTCTTGTCAACATCTTCGCCGGAAAAAAGGAAACTTCCCAATAGGTCACGAACCCGTGGCCGGGTTTCTTCGGTGGCCGCATCTTCAGCTTCCTGAAGTACGGTTTTATTGGGCGTAAGAACCTCTTCCTGATTCTGGGCAAAGTAGCCTATGTTCACATTATGACCCAGTTTCCAGGAGCCGGTATAATCTTTAATATCGCCGGAAAGTATTTTGGCAAGCGTGGTTTTACCCTGTCCGTTCTGTCCGAGCAGCGCTATACGGTCGCCACGTTCCACAAAGAAATCAACCTTATCAAAAATCTGCTTCTGGCCATAGGCTTTTCCCAGATTTTCTGCCTCAAAAACCACTTTTCCCGGAATGACAGACTGCACAAAACGAATATTGAATTTGGAAACATCTTCATTATCCAGCTCAATTCGCTCAATTTTATCGAGTTTCTTGATGAGTGACTGGGCAAATGATGCTTTGGTAGCAGAAGCACGGAATTTGTTGATGTTGTCTTCCATCTGTTTAATCTCGGCATCCTGATTTTTCTTGGCCTGCTCCAGCTTTTCACGTCTTTCCTTACGGAGTTCCAGATACTTGGAATAATTGGCTTTATAATCATCCACTTTTCTGTTGTTCACATCGAAGGTACGGTTACACACGGACGTCATGAACTGCTTGTCATGACTCACCAGCACAATGGCGCCGCTGTAATCTTTCAGGAAGTTCTCCAGCCAGATTATGGATTCCATATCCAGGTGGTTGGTAGGCTCATCCAGCAGCAGCAGGTCGTTGTTCTGCAGCAGCAGTTTGGCCAGTTCAATCCTCATTCGCCAGCCGCCGGAAAAATGATCGGTCAGGCGGTGAAAATCATCAGCGCGGAAACCTAATCCCAAAAGGACCTTTTCCATATCACCCTCCAGGTTATAGGCATCATGATGGTGCAGGATATCGTTAAGGTCGGTCATACGGTTAATCAGGTCATGGTAAGCATCGCTTTCATAGTCAGTACGTGTGGCCAACTGATCGTTCACCTCCTCCAGCTCATTTTTCCATTTATTAATCTGCTCGAAAGCCTGTTTGGTCTCTTCCCAAACGGTTCGGCCCTTTACAAATTCCAGGTCCTGCTTCAGGAAGCCCATGGTAATATTGCCATCGGGTACCACATTACCTTCAAAGAAATTAATCTCGCCCGAAAGGATTTTCAGCAGCGTCGATTTACCGGCGCCGTTCTTTCCTACAAGCCCAATTTTATCGGCTTTCTTAATGGTAAAGTTAACGTCGCGGAAGAGATAATTTCCTGAATGGTGAAGGCCAAGGCCCTGAACTGACAGCATAACTGATGGTGGATTTTAGGGTGATGTTTACAGGCTGCAAAAGTAGTGATTTTGAAGCAGTTTTCGGGCAAAATAAAAGCCACCCGCATTTGGGTGGCTTTCATACCTGTTTATTTTTTAATGTTTATTTGAGTGAGCAATGATGGCCAAGCGGGTTAACCTTCATTACCTGTGTACAAATTTAGAAGGTTTATGCAATGTTCACTTTATAGATTTCACTGCAAAAATTATAAGAATTACATCTACCAAAATCCTGACGCTCCGGCGGCCGCTTTGGCCGCCATGTGCAAGGCCGTTATGAAGAAACTTTATTTTTTAATCACGCATCATATTTATCCGGTTGCTGCGTTTGCCAGAAGGGCAGCCAGTGAAAATTAAATTGTTGCATCTCCTATCAACAAACTAATTCCCCAAAATGACCTAGGAGATTTTTGCGTTAAGAAAAAATAACGGAGTGCCGTTAAGAAAATTCTTCTGTTCGAAGCGCGACTACAGCCGAACTTATTCACCTTATGGTGGATTCGCGCAAGTTTACGAAACCCGCCTCCGGCGAGGTTAGCCGAATCCATTAAAAATAAATTATTGAGGCAATTTTTAGGCACGTAGTTACTTTTTTAGCAAAAAGGTCCAAGTCTTGATTTTTTTGGTTACTTTTTCATCAAGGAAAAAAGTGACGAAACAATTTAATATATAAAAACATTATTTTTTAATCACTTTGCCGGTGGTGGCAAAGCCTTCGCCCTGTACTTTCACATAGTACACTCCCGTGGTCATACCGGTCATATCAACGGTGTAGGTGCGGGCAAATTTACCCTGGGTAATCAGTCTGCCATCTGCGGTAATGACTTCATAAGAAAGGAGTTTTTCTTTAGTTTTAATATTTAAAACATCCTGCACAGGGTTTGGGTAGAAAGCTACATCCGTTTGCTGTACCGGAGTTTCGGCGGTAGCCATAGCGCTGCAGGCCGATTTTGCCAGCTTGCTCACAAAGAACTGTGATTTGCCGCTGCCCGTAAGCCCGTTCATGCTGGGAATCCCGTCATTGGGATCCTCGAAAAGAATACCGTGCATGAATCCTCCTAAAATATAATTACCGTCATTATCTACCGCTACTGAGGTAAACTCATCTTTAGAACCGTACGAACTTAAGATTTCATGTGCTCCAATTACGGCACCCGTTTCCTTATTTAGGCGTACCAACAGAGGATCGGCATCATCATTCGCGGGACGGTTCATGGTGTAGGTTCCCCACTGATCTCCCTGCGAGCCCTTTACAAAAGCAACTTCGTTACCGTTTAATACTAAAGGTCCTTTGCTGTAATTATAGCCATCATCAACCACCGTATTAGCATAGCCGTCCACGGTTTTACTCCAAAGAACATTACCGTTGGGCTGAAGTTTCATGACAAAAGGTGTGAGTCCGTTGGAGCTTGGGAAAGTGTAGTTGCCAAAGGTCGCATTTACTGTATTAATTGGATTGAACACAAAATAGCTTCCGGTGATGTAAATATCCGAATTAGCATCTTTAACCATCCCGAAAATTTGATCATAAGGTTGTGCCTGTTGAGTATTGATTTCTTTTCTCCACACCTCAGCTCCGGTGGTGCCGTTAAAGGCCAGCAGATAGCCATCTTCTGTAAAAGGAGTGCCTCCGTAGGAGAAATCGGAATAAGTGAAATTTCCATACTGCATTCTTTTGCCGGCCAGATAGTACTGGTTTACTCCTGCCGTTCCGTCATATAATAGACTTACTTTTCCTTCGCTGTACCCCTGAACTATAAAACCGGTAATTGGCAACAGTAAAGGATTTGGGTCAGGGGTCATATTGCCGTTGTTATAACTGAATTTTATCAGATAGTATTGATAACTGCCTGTAAAACTTGCCGGGACCGTTATAGCTCCGTTAAGATGGGTACCGGCAGCAAATCCAACAATAGCGTGGATGTTTTTGGACGAATCCATATAAAATATTCCACAGTCTGAAGAGCGTAAGGCGGAGGTAACATTACCCTGTAACGGTTTTTGCCACTCCAGATTCCCGTTAGCCGTACTGTATTTTAACAGGTATGCGGTCTTCAGGCCGGGGTCGGGAGTCGCGGTATCAGTTTGAGCGATTTGTATTACCGGTATGTGATTAGTAGTATCGAAGTGTAAAGGCACATAGGTAGGGGAGCTTGCATAGGCTCTGTTTTGAAATGTTCCCATTATGTAAAGCCCGCCATTATTATCCAGTTCGATATTCCAGCTTTGCTGCACGGCCGTTGTACCACCAATATTCCGTGTCCAGCGAACATTCCCCTGGCAATCAGTAGAAAACAGAAACAGATCCTGCCGGTCATAGTTATTTACCGCAGTTCCGTTCAAGGTAGGATTTGTTGGGTTCATCGTAGCCAGGTAGTAATAGTTGTTCTGGTTGTCCACCGCGATATCCCGTATGCTTTCGTCTTGAGTATAATTAAATCCCAAACTAGGTGAGCCGGTGTTTCCACCGCCGTATTTGGCCCACTGCCAACTGTAGGTTTGGGCAGAAGCAAGGGTGGCTAGGGAACCCAGGAGTAATAAGTAAAGTTGTTTTTTCATATTGTTAATTTTTTTTTAATGCATTCTTCAATATCTCCCCGCAGTCCGGCGGCCGCTTTGGCCGCCATGTGCAAGGCCTTATGAAGAAACTTTATTTTTTAATTATTTTTCCGGTAGTGGCAAAAGCCTCGCCCTGTACTTTCACATAGTACACTCCCGTGGTCAGACCGGTCATATCAATGGTGTAGGTGCGGGCAAATTTACCCTGGGTAATCAGCCTGCCGTCAGCAGTGATGACTTCATAAGAAAGGAGTTTTTCTTTGGTTTTAATATTTAAAACATCCTGCACCGGGTTCGGGTAGAAGCTTACATCTGTTTGCTGTAGCGGTGTTTCGGTGGTAGCCATAGCGCTGCAGGCCGATTTTGCCAGCTTGGCTACGTAAAACTGTGACTTTCCGTTTGCGTTATAGGAGATCGTGGGAATATTATCATTTGGATCCGTAAAGATCTCCGAATGAAAATAACCACCTACAACATAGTTTCCGTCATTATCCACCGCCACGGAGGTAAGTTCATCAGCGGTACCGTAAGCACTCAATATCGGATGTAGGCCTATGGCGTTACCCGTGTCTTTGTTCAGTCTTACCAGCAGTGAGTTTGGTTGGTCGTTTTGCGGACTCGTTACTGAAAAACTGTCCCAAATTTCGTTTAGGGTGGTACCTTTTACAAATGCAATTTCATTACCGTTTCAGGCAAGGCGTGCTCTCATGGATCGCGTAAAACTAGAGTCCATATTGTTACTTGCAGGTATTTTAGTCCACAGTATGTTTCCGGATGGATCCATTTTCATTACAAAATTCTGTTGACCGGGTTGTACATAGGGAAGAGGGGCGTTTCCAAATGTCGCGGCTGGTGTACCAATATGAAAATATCGGCCAGACAGATAGATGTTGGAATTACTGTCCTTTATAAGCGAATAAATTTTTTCGTCTGGAGACGTGTTTACGCTTCCGTTTGCCGATGTGGTAAATTCCTTTCGCCAAACTTCAGTACCTGTGGCACCATCAATTGCCAGCACATAACCGTCATTGGAAACAGGTGTGCCATTATAACTTAGAGGAAGATAATCCTGAAAGGATACGCTGGTACTACCTGCCAGATAGTAGCGGTCTAAACTTTCGTCATAAAGAAACTGAACCTTACCACCACCCCACCCGGCGCCCAAATTTCCCTGTATGGGGAGGAGCAGTGGGTTGGGCTGAGCCACCATATCACCCGTAGCATTGTTATAATTAAATTTGACCAAATAATACTGGTAAGAAGTAGTGAAACTAGCCGGCACTGTAATAAGTCCGTTTAAATGAGAACCGGCCTCAAAACCTAAGACAGCATGTATATTCTTGTTGCTGTCCATCGTCCACACACCATTATCCCCATCTCTGGTAACCCGGTTTACAGCACCCTGTAGAGGTTTTGCCCAGTCCAAATTACCGTTACTGGTATTGTATTTAAGCATAAAAATCCTGTTTAGTCCCGGATCAGTAGTAGCATTATCAGAGAAATCTACTGTCGTAACAGGCATTGTATCGGAATCACCCCAACGGATGGGTAATCGCGTGGGCGATAATACGTGGGCTGAATTAAATACATTAACCATCATATACAAGCCCCCGTTATCATCCACCTTTAAGTTCCAAGCGAACTCACCGTCATTATATCCCCCTATGGTTCGGCTCCACCTCAGATTGCCCTGGCAGTCCAGAGAAAAAAGTAGTAAATCACTGTCCTGATAGGACGTGACCGGCGTGCCGTTTACATTAGGGTTCTGAGGGTAAATCTTGGTCAGATAATAGGAGTTGTTGTTATTATCCACCACCACATCACGGATCATTTCATCAGCTGTTTCGTAAAACCCGGCGCCACCTCCAGATCCCGTATCGCCGCCTCCGGCTTTGGCCCACTGCCAACTGTAGGTTTGGGCAGTGACTGAAATCGCGGAAATTAGAGTAATTAATAAGTAAAGTTTTTTCATATCGTTTAGTTCTAATTGGCTATTGTCAAAATACTTGCATTACTATAATTCGCTGATTATTTGCGTAGAATTGTCTTTTAAATATTTCTTAAAACTAATAACTTTTGCATTACCCACCAAATCACTTCCTCACAATAAACTCTGTTTTTATAAAAATTATCGGTAAAATCATAAATATTTTCAATAAATCATTAAAACAACACCTCCCTTCACAAAAGGAAATAAGTTAAAGAATTACCGCATATCCTGCAGTTAAAATTGGTTCGTGATCCGTCGGGGCTTTGGCCGGTACGTCCGCCTCGCAAGGACAGCAAAGTCCTGGAAAAGCGCGTCCCGGCACTGTTCGGATTACTATTTTACGGGGAAAAAATAAGGGTACAAGTATTCAGTAACGGATCTGGCAGGCCTTTTACTATATGAGTTTAAATTAAGAGATCTTAATTAAGCCCGTCCGACACCCGACCCGTCTTTTAATGCCAACTGGTCCTTCTTTTCGGTAATGCTGCCGGGATTCTCCAGCAGGAAATTTTTGGAGCTTAAAAGTTCGGTCATCAGCGTGCGCATTTGTTCCGCAGCCACTTGCGGCAGGTGCGATTTTTTTGCAGCCTCTATGACCTGCTGCTTGCTGTTCTGCTGAATTTTCGCCAAATCTTCCTTGCTGAAGAGGTTGAAAAACTGCTCCTCCATATTATAATACTTATAGTCGGTTTCGGTAGAAAGGATTTCAGGTGCGGGAAAATCAACCAGCCTGACCTTACGGGTACCCTCATCAACTTCCCACTTCAGCTTTTCAAAATCATACCCAACCAGAATCTTTGCCTGAACAATCACCAGCGCCTTCTTTTTGGAAGGGATGAAATTGAGCAGCTTGGTGGTTTCTTCATAATTGTAGATTTCCTGAAACTGACCCTCCGCAGATACAATCTTAAAGACCTTGCGCATACTTTCGGCAATGGTGTGCGAACTTTCCGTAATTACGGGTGGCTGGGAAGTCAGTTTTTTTGAAGCCAGAAAAGCGATGGCTCCGCCCAGAATGAGTCCCAGCAACAACATCAGCAGCGTCATTATGGAGTTTATGGATTCACTTTGGGTAAGCTGGTAAAGAAATATTAGGAGAAAAACTGCAGCCAGAATACCAAGGGACCAAAGGATGATCTTAAACTTTTTAGACGTCATTTTTAGTTGTTTAGAAGTAAAGGTAGGATTTTACTCCTGCTTTACATCAAAACCAATGCTACATTTTCGGGATCTGCTGACTATTTCTTTTGCAGGAAGCCCGGTGGCAGGATAAGTTCCTCCAGCTTACCTTTCACCTCCAGCTTTTTATAGTAGAGGTTGCGCGCCATCATCTTCAGCATAAGGTCTTTATCTACAAGGTTCCAGAATTTTTCCTGATGTACCTGCCGCGGTTTCCGGACCTCATTAAATGTTGTTTCCCACTTGTCGGGATTGTGGTAAAACTCGATGATGCCGCAATGTTCGGGCACCTGACCGGGGTCAATGAGTCCCATAGGCAGCAGGAAGCTGAACTGGTTGCAGATATAATCGCCGCAGGAAATCTTGTCGTGTTTCAGGAACTTTTCCTTTGTTTTGGAGTTCTGATAGTTTTTTTTGAAATCATTCTTAAAATCACTTTTCGAATATTTGATCTCAAATTCGTGGCTGAAGCCTTCGGAATTTACAACAAGTATGTCCGCTTCCCAATCGGAGTGAAAATGATTGGTCAGAACCAGGTCCTTCTCAAAGTCATAAAACTGTGAGATAAAATTATAGGTAAGCTCTTCTATTTTAAGCATGCTCAAATTTAAAATTATGTGATCAATAAGCTGCAGCCGCGGATGTCCGAATGGTCTATGCGCCCCAATACCTGAAACTTGTCATTGCGAAGAAACGAAGTTGATGAAGCCATCTCAAAACTGTTAACGGTTTTGCCCAGATCCTGCGTAGCGATAAAGCTGCAGGAATGCCGGTTGGCGAGGTCAATGATGTTGAGGGCACCGGTCCTGCCCGCCTCCACATAGGAAAAAGGATCTTCAGTATTCCGCACTAAAATCCGCATCCAGGAAGGTGTTTCGTAAATATTTTCACCCGTTGAATAGGCCTGGGAAAGAAGTTCGGTCATGGAATATTCGGAAAATATCCTGTCGGTCCTGAATCCGTTCTGAAGGATTCTGAGCAACTCGTCTTTGGTCATTTCTTCCTTTCGGCCTTTCATCCCGCCGGTTTCTACTACGGTGAGTGTATTTGAGTTTTTGAGTATTTGAGTATTTGAGTGGTTTTGTGATTGGGTTTTACAGAAATCCAGGAAATCCAACAATGCGAAGGAGACCCCAAAAAGGATTACTTTTTTGTTTTGACTGGAAAGTTGTTGCAAGAGATCATATAACTCCGCGTGATTGTAAAGGAAGTAGCCGTTTTCGGGTTTGCCGGATTTCTTCATCAGGAAATCGACCATATAAATCAGGGACGAGTGCGGATTTTCTGAGTAATTGGGAAGCAGACCCAGGAAAACATAATCTTCCGGCGCGCCTATGAATGTGCTGAAACTGCGGTAAATGCTCTCTTCGTAAAGACTAAAATCGGCAATATAATGTTTGGAGCGGTTCAGCTGGGTGGTACCTGAACTTTGGAAATATTTTTCTGCAGGCAAGCTCCTGTCCGCGACCACATGATTTTTAAACATTTCAATGGGCAGGAAGGGAATTTTTTCGACAGCGTCAACGGTTTGCGGATCAATGTTTAAGTAACCGACAAACTTCCTGTAAATCTCCACATGATCATACTGATAGCGGAAAGTTTCCAGGCAGGCCTGCCGGAATTCGGATTCTGTTTTTATGTTGAAGATGTTTTGCATTATTTAACCACAAGGTTCACAAAGATTTAACACAAAGAGCACAAGAAATATTACTGCTATTTTTTAAATTCATTTTATTAAAAACTAACTGCTAAACTATTTTTAACCACAAGGGGCACAAAGACATTACACAAAGAACACAAGAATATTGCTGTTGTTTTATAAGTTCATTTTATTAAAACTATCTGCTAAACTATTTTTCACCACAAGGAGCACAAAGATATTGCACAAAGAGCACAGGGAATACTGTTATTTTTTAAGTTAATTTTATTAAATAACATAATGATAAACTATTTTTACTACAAGGTTCACAAATATTTTTTTTACTTTAACCACAAGGATTTCAGACAGAGGTCACAAAGGATTATAAGTAGCCATTGATCACTCTCTTGACTCCATTTTTGAGTAAAAGTGTATTGAAATTGATGAGCAATCCCAATTTGCAGTTACTTAATTTAAGATAGGTTAGGATCTGAGCTAAATGAACTTCGTTTAAAGCATCTACTGATTTCACTTCAATAACTACCTTGCCTTCAACCAACAGGTCAATACGGTATCCGACTTCCAGTTTTACTTCTTCATAAATGAGTGGCATCGGTTTCTGCTTTTCCACGAATAGACCGGTTTTTAACAATTCGTAATACAAACATTCTTCATACGCAGACTCAAGCAAACCGGGACCTAAGGCTTTGTGAACCTTAAGCCCTGCATCAAAAATTAGTTTTGATATGTCATTTTCGTTCATCGTGCCCATTGTGTAATCCTTAGTGCACTTTGTGGTTAAGGTGGTTAAACACATTCAACTCAAATTCCTTTTCGAAAGCGCCATACGTATAATAGGAAATCCAGTCGCCCAAGTTGATGTATTTTGCACTGTAGTCATTCACTTTTAAGTCCAAAACCATGGGCAGATGCCTGTGCCCGTACACAAAGTAATCAATCTTTTCCGTCTTTAGCTTCTCCTTCGAATAGATGATCAGGAACTCTTTATCCTCACCCAGGAATTCCTTGTCCTCCTCGCCGGAGATCATTTTGTTTTTTGTGGAGAAATAGATGGCTACCTTCATCGCAATGTCGGGATGCAGCCATTTGAAGGCCCACTGAGCCAAAGGATTGGTGAAAAGCTTTTTCATCCTCTTATAGCCTTTATCACCCGGGCCGAGGCCATCGCCATGTGCGAGGAGAAAATTCTGACCGTTAATTTCGAAATATTGCTTATCAAAGAAAACCCTGCAGCCTATTTCCTCTTCAAAATAATTCTTCATCCACAGATCATGGTTGCCCACAAACATATAGAGTTCAATGCCTGAATCTTTAAGTTCGGCCAACTTTCCCAGGACCCGCACATAACCTTTAGGGATCACGTGGTTCCATTCGTGCCAGAAATCGAACAGGTCGCCCATGAGGAAGAGCGCCTGGGCGTCCGCTTTTATGGAATCGAGCCAGCGGATAAACTTTTCCTCGCGCGGCTTGCTTTCCCTGGCAGTGGGAGCACCAAAATGCTGGTCGGAGGCAAAGTATACTTTTTTGCCGGGAAGAAGATCTATTTTATTCACAAATACACATTTATTATATTTTTAACCACAGAGAGACAGAGGCATTCACGGTGTTCACGGAGAATTCGCCGTGTTCGCCGTGCAGTCGCAGTGTCGCTGTGGTTAAATTTGATCCTCGGCAAACCATTCACCATAGGAATTTTCGGTTTCATGGAGCTTAAGATAAGCAAGGTTTACACCGTGCGGCAGACGGGCCTGTACCTTAGCAGCGATTTCGTACAGCATATTTTCGCAGGTGGGCTGATAGTCGCAGAAAATCACTTTATGACCTTTATGTTCCAGATCCTGGCCCAAAGCTTTATGAGGAGAGGTAGCATT belongs to Chryseobacterium sp. and includes:
- a CDS encoding ABC-F family ATP-binding cassette domain-containing protein, translating into MLSVQGLGLHHSGNYLFRDVNFTIKKADKIGLVGKNGAGKSTLLKILSGEINFFEGNVVPDGNITMGFLKQDLEFVKGRTVWEETKQAFEQINKWKNELEEVNDQLATRTDYESDAYHDLINRMTDLNDILHHHDAYNLEGDMEKVLLGLGFRADDFHRLTDHFSGGWRMRIELAKLLLQNNDLLLLDEPTNHLDMESIIWLENFLKDYSGAIVLVSHDKQFMTSVCNRTFDVNNRKVDDYKANYSKYLELRKERREKLEQAKKNQDAEIKQMEDNINKFRASATKASFAQSLIKKLDKIERIELDNEDVSKFNIRFVQSVIPGKVVFEAENLGKAYGQKQIFDKVDFFVERGDRIALLGQNGQGKTTLAKILSGDIKDYTGSWKLGHNVNIGYFAQNQEEVLTPNKTVLQEAEDAATEETRPRVRDLLGSFLFSGEDVDKKTQVLSGGERNRLALCKLLLKPFNTLIMDEPTNHLDIQSKEIIKIALQKFEGTLIVISHDREFLQGLADKIFEFRDGRMKEFLGSVDEYLSYREKESLREISMEKAKLEVKNQEMKSKPSAEPEAVAVPQPSNLFVSKEQKQLQNKLKKTEEKIADYEKEIKMLEEIFGKSNPNEQELAKYEALKAELQENLDLWGELALQIEQ
- a CDS encoding T9SS type A sorting domain-containing protein, with translation MKKQLYLLLLGSLATLASAQTYSWQWAKYGGGNTGSPSLGFNYTQDESIRDIAVDNQNNYYYLATMNPTNPTLNGTAVNNYDRQDLFLFSTDCQGNVRWTRNIGGTTAVQQSWNIELDNNGGLYIMGTFQNRAYASSPTYVPLHFDTTNHIPVIQIAQTDTATPDPGLKTAYLLKYSTANGNLEWQKPLQGNVTSALRSSDCGIFYMDSSKNIHAIVGFAAGTHLNGAITVPASFTGSYQYYLIKFSYNNGNMTPDPNPLLLPITGFIVQGYSEGKVSLLYDGTAGVNQYYLAGKRMQYGNFTYSDFSYGGTPFTEDGYLLAFNGTTGAEVWRKEINTQQAQPYDQIFGMVKDANSDIYITGSYFVFNPINTVNATFGNYTFPSSNGLTPFVMKLQPNGNVLWSKTVDGYANTVVDDGYNYSKGPLVLNGNEVAFVKGSQGDQWGTYTMNRPANDDADPLLVRLNKETGAVIGAHEILSSYGSKDEFTSVAVDNDGNYILGGFMHGILFEDPNDGIPSMNGLTGSGKSQFFVSKLAKSACSAMATAETPVQQTDVAFYPNPVQDVLNIKTKEKLLSYEVITADGRLITQGKFARTYTVDMTGMTTGVYYVKVQGEGFATTGKVIKK
- a CDS encoding TonB-dependent receptor; its protein translation is MKTTINLLLIFFGLTLYTAQTGFRVQGTVFDFHDKTPLANAKITLGKQTAQTDVQGKFIFESVPGGAYSLNVSHPECNPFSEQITVNKDLDLTISLEHHAEVIEEIVLQGGHRSTGSLIVRTLEKEDITRNSSENLGNVLSRISGVGALKTGNNVSKPIIHGLYGSRISILNNGVKMAEQEWGVEHAPNVDINGFDHIDVVKGASALKYGSDAIGGVIVLQPENFKPADTLRGHLNISGISNGRGAAFDAALVKTWENGWFAAANGGYKKLGDLESPEYPLWNTGIAASSFNFRAGKEEFMKGFSLNYVLTDQEVGIYRGSHIGNLEDFYRAVSTGTPIYQRDFSYDIDHPKQEIQHHLAKLSAYKRFEHLGKLSADYSFQYNRRKEFDIRREAFSDLPSLDLELFTNQFNLNQLLEREKWSLENGIDIMYQYNYSSAETMAKRLVPNYHRYSAGVYSVMKYKAAPTLRLEAGLRYDYNRYKVKMWYDHHEWEDRFEDLYPHFFQYESESGRVFTIPVLDFQNFSYNAGFEYGKSKMLNIKLNYAKVARTPNIAELFSSGLHHSAAVIEVGDMSLENETGHQVNLNISSELDLLNGLKFSVNPYLFTSNNFINQVPTGLQNTIRGIFPVWTYEQIKAVMYGLDLDVELGITKDLLYRGSFAYVYGDDKSNAQPLILMQPANFSNSLEFRKKEWQNFYLSVSNQTVLEQKRFPLYNPEITLQENGIEVTRELDLSTAPPAYSLWGMQAGISLHKNLSAGLSVTNLFDVTYRDYLNRMRYFSPEMGRNIILNLKLNF